In Gemmata obscuriglobus, a single genomic region encodes these proteins:
- a CDS encoding type IV fimbrial assembly protein PilB, producing the protein MPARSPPLAVVQLIPESVARAHTVLAVRLDGRTVHVATAYPSDVLLRDKLSFLLNKYIAFAQYPRDEIRDAIDRLYGRTETESVEPAHRAGDRGGHRDRPDAQAPGGGAGGACRTDERQRAHLGRLKELGVDLTALLTQGRADRVIELRGGQGVSPHLHLDGTDADA; encoded by the coding sequence GTGCCCGCCCGCTCCCCGCCGCTCGCAGTCGTCCAACTGATCCCCGAATCGGTCGCACGCGCGCACACCGTACTGGCCGTGCGACTCGACGGCCGCACCGTTCACGTCGCCACCGCCTACCCGTCGGACGTCCTGCTCCGGGACAAGCTGTCGTTCCTCCTGAACAAGTACATCGCGTTCGCGCAGTACCCGCGGGACGAGATCCGGGACGCCATCGACCGGCTGTACGGCCGGACGGAAACGGAATCGGTCGAGCCTGCGCACCGAGCCGGCGATCGAGGTGGGCACCGAGATCGACCCGACGCGCAAGCGCCAGGAGGCGGAGCAGGAGGTGCGTGCCGGACCGACGAGCGGCAGCGGGCGCACCTGGGGCGGCTCAAGGAGCTGGGCGTGGACCTGACCGCCCTGCTGACGCAGGGGCGCGCCGACCGGGTGATCGAGCTGCGGGGCGGCCAGGGGGTGAGCCCGCACCTGCACCTCGACGGTACCGACGCGGACGCGTGA
- a CDS encoding ankyrin repeat domain-containing protein, giving the protein MRTASLLLIGCLCLVGAGGASRAEEPKRTDPAVLKALHTTFADGKDDAILKLVKQNPSLVHDADESDCTALHYAARYGRVETAKWLIDQKADVNSVSYNRYTPMHVVSNAAVAKLLIKAGADLNRKDAWGNTPLQRAAEDEHADVAEAVLASGVALDLRSAIMLKKRDAVKKMLKDDPKLARRPSEGSNLWGSITPLGLAAGRKDKEIVQLLLDAGADVNEGTFMPNAGGEATALTNAVWAGDKEIVKLLLARGAKTDVTGGKFYPNILDYARKHSSQEIVESLEKAGAKVSGQRK; this is encoded by the coding sequence ATGCGAACGGCGTCGTTGCTCCTGATCGGGTGTTTGTGTCTCGTGGGCGCGGGCGGTGCTTCCCGCGCCGAGGAGCCCAAACGTACCGATCCTGCCGTCCTCAAAGCGCTGCACACGACGTTCGCCGATGGAAAAGACGACGCGATCCTGAAGCTGGTGAAGCAGAACCCGTCACTCGTCCACGACGCGGACGAATCCGACTGCACCGCTCTGCATTACGCGGCCCGGTACGGCCGCGTGGAAACGGCCAAGTGGCTGATCGATCAGAAGGCCGACGTGAACTCCGTCTCCTACAACCGGTACACCCCGATGCACGTCGTCAGTAACGCGGCTGTCGCCAAACTTCTGATCAAGGCCGGGGCGGATCTGAACCGGAAGGACGCTTGGGGGAACACGCCTCTTCAACGGGCGGCCGAGGACGAACACGCGGATGTCGCCGAGGCCGTCCTGGCCTCCGGCGTCGCGCTCGACTTGCGGTCGGCGATCATGCTCAAGAAGCGGGACGCGGTCAAGAAGATGCTCAAGGACGATCCGAAGCTGGCGCGGCGGCCGTCCGAGGGATCGAACCTGTGGGGAAGTATCACCCCGCTGGGGCTGGCCGCCGGCCGGAAGGACAAGGAGATCGTTCAACTCCTTCTGGACGCCGGGGCCGACGTGAACGAGGGGACGTTCATGCCCAACGCCGGCGGGGAGGCCACCGCTTTGACAAACGCGGTCTGGGCCGGGGACAAAGAGATCGTCAAGCTTTTGCTCGCTCGGGGGGCCAAAACGGACGTGACCGGTGGGAAGTTTTACCCGAACATCCTGGACTACGCGCGCAAGCACTCCAGCCAGGAGATCGTGGAATCGCTGGAGAAGGCCGGAGCCAAGGTATCGGGCCAACGGAAGTAG
- a CDS encoding HEAT repeat domain-containing protein — protein MAKLLREDKAWGRLGRQTYHNGLPFRVGDEDYKWDVSYDAVRAVGGGLRVSVSYSVTDARGEKELLRGSAEVRCDPKKPARFRLASDFRGGELYAELSLRPEGLVDRQPNLVPTLITALGADEPIRSDAFQTLDYLGSDAVPGLVKGLKSGDASVQPLVAQLLGRIVEREPFVRDDVVGPLTRAVRSPDAGVRKEATRALKLAVVGSRRPGPP, from the coding sequence ATGGCCAAATTGCTCCGGGAGGACAAGGCATGGGGCCGGCTCGGCCGTCAGACCTACCACAACGGGCTGCCGTTCCGGGTCGGTGATGAGGACTACAAGTGGGACGTCTCATACGACGCGGTCCGGGCTGTGGGCGGCGGCTTGCGGGTGTCGGTGTCGTACTCGGTCACGGACGCCCGTGGCGAGAAGGAATTGCTGCGCGGGTCGGCCGAGGTGCGATGCGACCCCAAGAAGCCGGCCCGGTTCCGGCTCGCCTCCGACTTCCGCGGGGGCGAACTGTACGCGGAGCTGTCCCTCCGCCCGGAGGGGCTTGTGGATCGGCAGCCGAACTTGGTACCGACACTCATCACGGCACTCGGGGCGGACGAGCCGATCCGTTCCGATGCGTTCCAGACGCTCGACTATCTCGGGTCCGACGCCGTCCCGGGTTTGGTCAAGGGGCTAAAGTCGGGGGACGCCTCTGTCCAGCCGTTGGTCGCCCAACTGCTGGGTCGGATCGTGGAGCGGGAGCCGTTCGTCCGTGATGACGTGGTCGGACCGCTCACCCGGGCGGTTCGGAGTCCTGACGCCGGCGTGCGAAAGGAAGCAACGCGAGCGTTGAAGTTGGCCGTCGTGGGGAGTCGCCGGCCCGGTCCGCCCTGA
- a CDS encoding tetratricopeptide repeat protein — MEVTREMVEEAFRNDHAATTVLLAPLWLQSHPDDLGIILNYAEMLYKMTRYEEAIGVYENALGKIEEDGRWAIYNQLGRMYQYWGHPARAEPWFRKAIEIEPDELASYMFLGACQARQGKLNEAEATHRAATQWAESWLRDEAYHNLGLVLRGQGRLSEAAECFRKAIEIDPKYADAIEALVDVEKAMVFAQGGAAEPGAAPDTAIGSGTHHSSGDGGAGELIVRHTEGSRPMKVPAEVLERLRKYPQHFPLPLEPMHGWRSSPDEGGHTHCESCRATIYRGDPVVGRYLKYVSVVFCPDCVRDNPELFREWLASLPVRAAESEPGAAPDTAG; from the coding sequence GTGGAAGTGACCCGCGAAATGGTCGAGGAAGCATTCCGCAATGACCACGCCGCGACGACCGTTCTGTTGGCCCCGCTTTGGCTCCAGTCCCACCCGGATGATCTTGGCATCATTCTCAATTACGCTGAGATGTTGTACAAGATGACGCGGTACGAGGAGGCCATCGGCGTATACGAGAACGCACTCGGCAAGATCGAGGAGGATGGACGTTGGGCGATCTACAACCAGCTCGGACGCATGTACCAGTACTGGGGGCACCCCGCGCGAGCGGAACCGTGGTTCCGGAAGGCGATCGAGATCGAGCCGGATGAACTCGCGAGCTACATGTTCCTCGGTGCGTGCCAAGCTCGTCAGGGGAAGCTGAACGAAGCCGAGGCGACGCACCGGGCCGCGACCCAGTGGGCGGAATCTTGGCTGCGGGACGAAGCGTATCACAACCTCGGTCTTGTCCTTCGCGGACAAGGCCGATTGAGCGAGGCGGCCGAGTGCTTCCGAAAGGCAATCGAGATCGACCCGAAGTACGCAGACGCCATCGAGGCGCTGGTCGATGTTGAAAAGGCGATGGTGTTCGCCCAAGGTGGCGCGGCCGAACCCGGCGCGGCGCCTGACACCGCCATCGGGTCTGGAACGCACCATTCATCCGGTGATGGCGGTGCAGGTGAGCTCATCGTTCGGCACACAGAGGGCTCTCGACCGATGAAGGTACCAGCCGAGGTGCTTGAGCGGTTGCGGAAATACCCGCAGCACTTCCCGTTGCCACTGGAGCCGATGCACGGCTGGCGGTCGTCGCCGGACGAGGGCGGGCACACGCACTGCGAGTCGTGCCGTGCCACCATCTACCGGGGCGACCCGGTGGTCGGCCGCTACCTGAAGTACGTCAGCGTGGTGTTCTGCCCGGACTGCGTACGGGACAATCCGGAGTTGTTCCGCGAGTGGCTGGCATCGCTGCCGGTGCGAGCCGCAGAGTCCGAACCCGGCGCGGCACCTGACACCGCCGGGTGA
- a CDS encoding TIGR03067 domain-containing protein has protein sequence MQRRIALLSVVFATIVLLNGCSRSPSGPGVGANVDPRAKADELAALAGTWVYERQIVEGKEIPAAEMGRSTIVIREDTMTREVHRADGQRLSPIKSTIWVDPTASPKQMDDDAAMPFGKKRRPGIYKLEGDRLTVCYDNTGAQRPTSFDSPANSSLVLTVLRRQGK, from the coding sequence ATGCAGCGACGAATCGCACTGCTGTCGGTGGTATTCGCCACGATCGTTTTGCTCAACGGGTGCAGTCGGTCGCCAAGCGGCCCCGGCGTCGGGGCGAACGTGGACCCGCGGGCAAAGGCTGACGAACTGGCCGCGCTCGCGGGGACGTGGGTGTACGAGCGGCAGATTGTTGAGGGTAAGGAGATCCCGGCTGCGGAGATGGGTAGGAGCACCATCGTCATCCGCGAGGACACCATGACGCGGGAAGTGCACCGCGCCGACGGTCAACGGCTGTCCCCGATCAAGTCCACCATCTGGGTCGATCCGACTGCCAGCCCGAAGCAAATGGACGACGACGCGGCGATGCCGTTCGGGAAGAAGCGCCGGCCGGGGATTTACAAATTGGAGGGCGACCGACTCACCGTCTGCTACGACAACACCGGTGCGCAACGCCCGACGTCATTCGATTCGCCCGCCAATTCCTCGCTCGTGCTGACGGTACTCCGGCGACAAGGCAAGTAG
- a CDS encoding TlpA family protein disulfide reductase, which produces MRCVLFGAVFCGVSFLLNPALADPPTPPASSPPRDQPAWVAEIEAAVKVQKGRERKMYEEYAARGGKAKAPAEQDAVDKWAADAGEELKTTDRAAARALMPLLREHAADPQVYMGLAFATMHGGSDDREEAGALMGRHHLSNPIVLSWAQFGRGGGCDDFREPIIRGLLAERARTPKERALLQFALAVHLKEKAEVARMSDPSIARRYGRDFISKVRKRDAAKLEVEALGILDQLVAKQVPGELHRGVSIVERAKEEAYEVRHLAVGKKAPEVVGEDLDGRAMKLSDYRGKVAVLTFWHSRCGPCHVFARQELKLVARFAGRPFAAVGANVDEDRDAAKAVVEGLKLPWRSFWCGPKGNAGEVPRAWNVSGWPTVYVIDHAGVIRAKAVRGPELDGLLDELVKKAEADAPR; this is translated from the coding sequence ATGAGGTGCGTGTTGTTTGGGGCGGTGTTCTGCGGCGTCAGCTTTCTCCTCAACCCCGCCCTGGCCGATCCCCCGACACCCCCCGCGAGTTCACCCCCACGCGACCAGCCGGCGTGGGTCGCCGAGATCGAGGCGGCAGTCAAAGTCCAGAAGGGCCGTGAGCGGAAGATGTACGAGGAGTACGCCGCGAGGGGCGGGAAGGCGAAGGCCCCGGCCGAGCAGGACGCGGTCGACAAGTGGGCGGCCGACGCGGGCGAGGAGCTGAAGACGACCGACCGCGCCGCGGCCCGCGCCCTCATGCCGCTGCTGCGCGAGCACGCCGCAGACCCGCAGGTGTACATGGGGCTGGCCTTTGCAACGATGCACGGCGGCAGCGACGACCGGGAGGAGGCCGGTGCCCTGATGGGCCGGCACCACCTGTCCAACCCGATCGTGCTGAGCTGGGCCCAATTTGGGCGGGGTGGGGGGTGCGACGACTTCCGCGAGCCGATCATCCGCGGCCTCCTCGCCGAGCGGGCTAGGACCCCGAAGGAGCGGGCCTTGCTGCAGTTCGCGCTGGCCGTGCACCTGAAGGAGAAGGCCGAGGTCGCCCGGATGTCCGACCCGTCGATCGCCCGGCGGTACGGCCGGGACTTCATCTCCAAGGTCCGCAAGCGGGACGCGGCCAAGCTCGAGGTCGAGGCGCTGGGCATCCTCGACCAACTGGTCGCGAAGCAGGTGCCCGGCGAACTGCACCGCGGCGTGTCGATCGTGGAGCGGGCCAAGGAGGAGGCGTACGAGGTTCGCCACCTGGCGGTCGGGAAGAAGGCGCCGGAGGTCGTCGGCGAGGACCTCGACGGCCGGGCGATGAAGCTGAGCGACTACCGCGGCAAGGTGGCGGTGCTGACGTTCTGGCACAGCCGGTGTGGGCCGTGCCACGTGTTCGCGCGGCAGGAACTGAAGCTGGTCGCGCGGTTCGCCGGGCGGCCGTTCGCGGCGGTCGGGGCCAACGTCGACGAGGACCGGGACGCGGCGAAAGCCGTGGTCGAGGGGCTTAAGCTGCCGTGGCGGTCGTTCTGGTGCGGGCCGAAGGGTAACGCCGGCGAGGTCCCGCGGGCGTGGAACGTGAGCGGCTGGCCGACGGTGTACGTAATCGACCATGCCGGGGTGATCCGGGCGAAGGCGGTCCGCGGCCCGGAGCTGGATGGACTGCTCGACGAGCTGGTGAAGAAGGCGGAGGCCGACGCCCCAAGGTGA
- a CDS encoding ankyrin repeat domain-containing protein has protein sequence MVATLLLPVVLSIPALGKAPEAADPYRDALVEAIHHFAEDGQLAHLRAVLEKHPKLLDAKRDRQLGRPTHGDDYTPLQTAARHGRGEVVAFLVEKGAGVNVADGYGYTPLHLAAEGGHLDVVRRLVKAGAKADARTTAFPESFAPGGPPDAAPVKFPAVPARTALQIAEDTKRTEVVTFLKSVK, from the coding sequence ATGGTTGCGACGTTGCTTCTTCCGGTGGTGCTGTCCATCCCGGCTCTCGGCAAAGCTCCGGAAGCAGCCGACCCGTACCGGGATGCCCTCGTCGAGGCGATCCACCACTTCGCGGAGGACGGCCAGCTGGCCCACCTGCGAGCCGTCCTCGAGAAGCACCCGAAGCTTCTCGACGCCAAGCGGGACCGGCAGCTCGGCAGGCCCACCCACGGCGACGACTACACGCCGCTGCAGACGGCGGCCCGGCACGGCCGGGGCGAGGTCGTCGCCTTCCTGGTCGAGAAGGGGGCGGGCGTGAATGTGGCCGATGGCTACGGGTACACGCCGCTGCACCTGGCCGCCGAGGGCGGGCACCTGGACGTGGTCAGGCGGCTGGTGAAGGCCGGCGCGAAGGCCGATGCCAGGACGACGGCGTTCCCCGAGAGTTTCGCCCCGGGCGGCCCGCCGGACGCGGCCCCGGTGAAGTTCCCCGCCGTCCCGGCCCGCACCGCGCTGCAGATCGCCGAGGACACGAAGCGGACCGAGGTGGTGACGTTCCTGAAGTCGGTCAAGTAA
- a CDS encoding diacylglycerol kinase family protein, producing MNFRKLVRSLTIGCAGLIDVIRSEQNMRIHCVVAAGVTAAGGVFALAAWEWVAVVLCIGLVLSAECMNTALERLADRVTQERDPLIKQAKDCGAAAVLVVALTAVVVGGAVFVPKIGAAVGW from the coding sequence ATGAACTTCCGAAAGCTCGTTCGCAGCCTCACGATCGGTTGCGCCGGCCTGATCGACGTGATCCGGTCTGAGCAGAACATGCGGATTCACTGCGTGGTTGCGGCGGGGGTGACCGCCGCGGGGGGCGTGTTCGCGCTCGCCGCCTGGGAGTGGGTTGCGGTCGTGCTCTGCATCGGTCTGGTGCTCTCCGCCGAGTGCATGAACACCGCGCTCGAACGGCTCGCCGACCGCGTTACGCAAGAGCGTGACCCGCTCATCAAGCAGGCGAAAGATTGTGGCGCGGCGGCGGTGCTGGTGGTCGCGCTCACGGCGGTCGTGGTCGGCGGCGCGGTGTTTGTGCCCAAAATCGGGGCCGCGGTGGGGTGGTGA
- the trpB gene encoding tryptophan synthase subunit beta, with product MAVATPAPVSQVPDARGRFGPFGGRFVPETLMFALEQLDAAYREARSDPAFISEFHTLLNEYVGRPSRLYFAERLTKEAGGARIYLKREDLNHTGAHKINNAIGQALITKRMGKKRVIAETGAGMHGVATATAAALFGLTCRVYMGTEDIRRQELNVFRMRAMGAEVYPVESGSKTLKDATNEAMREWMSSVEHTHYIIGSVVGPHPFPAMVRDFQSVIGTETKQQSFQQFGKMPEVVVACVGGGSNAAGMFYPFVDEPGVELVGVEAGGRGAKAGDHAATLSNGKPGVLHGSFSYVLQDDDGQTADVHSVSAGLDYPGVGPEHSYWHDANRVQYCSVTDEDALDAFHLCGRLEGILPALETAHAVVEAMRIAAKRPKDEVVVVCFSGRGDKDCAEVARLMAAKK from the coding sequence ATGGCAGTAGCGACCCCCGCTCCGGTTTCCCAGGTGCCCGACGCCCGCGGCCGGTTCGGCCCGTTCGGCGGCCGGTTCGTGCCCGAAACGCTCATGTTCGCGCTCGAGCAGCTCGACGCCGCGTACCGCGAGGCCAGGTCCGACCCGGCGTTCATCAGCGAGTTCCACACGCTCCTGAACGAGTACGTCGGCCGGCCGTCGCGCCTCTACTTCGCCGAGCGGCTCACGAAGGAGGCCGGCGGCGCGCGCATCTACCTGAAGCGCGAGGACCTGAACCACACCGGCGCGCACAAGATCAACAACGCGATCGGCCAGGCGCTCATCACGAAGCGCATGGGCAAGAAGCGCGTGATCGCCGAGACCGGCGCCGGGATGCACGGCGTCGCCACGGCCACCGCCGCGGCGCTGTTCGGGCTCACGTGCCGCGTCTACATGGGCACCGAGGACATCCGCCGCCAGGAGCTGAACGTGTTCCGGATGCGCGCGATGGGGGCCGAGGTGTACCCCGTCGAGAGCGGCAGCAAAACCCTCAAAGACGCCACCAACGAGGCCATGCGCGAGTGGATGTCGAGCGTGGAGCACACGCACTACATCATCGGCAGCGTGGTGGGGCCGCACCCGTTCCCCGCGATGGTCCGGGACTTCCAGAGCGTGATCGGCACGGAAACCAAGCAGCAGAGCTTCCAGCAGTTCGGGAAGATGCCCGAGGTGGTGGTGGCGTGCGTGGGCGGCGGCTCGAACGCCGCGGGCATGTTCTACCCGTTCGTGGACGAGCCCGGGGTGGAACTGGTCGGCGTCGAGGCCGGGGGCCGCGGTGCGAAGGCCGGCGACCACGCCGCCACGTTGAGCAACGGCAAACCCGGGGTGCTGCACGGCAGCTTCAGCTACGTGCTTCAGGACGACGACGGCCAGACCGCGGACGTTCACAGCGTCAGCGCGGGCCTGGACTACCCCGGCGTCGGCCCCGAGCACAGCTACTGGCACGACGCGAACCGGGTGCAGTATTGCAGCGTGACCGACGAGGACGCGCTGGACGCGTTCCACCTGTGCGGGCGCCTGGAGGGCATCCTGCCGGCCCTGGAAACCGCTCACGCGGTGGTCGAGGCCATGCGCATCGCCGCCAAGCGGCCGAAGGACGAGGTGGTGGTGGTGTGCTTCTCGGGCCGCGGCGACAAGGACTGCGCCGAAGTCGCCCGGCTGATGGCCGCGAAGAAGTGA
- the mutM gene encoding bifunctional DNA-formamidopyrimidine glycosylase/DNA-(apurinic or apyrimidinic site) lyase: MPELPEVETVVRDLRPLLTGRVITAVRRSAFKLRRTWNPAWAAALAGTRVEAVRRRGKWILVDLECKADPPPNPLPEGRGRKADPPPNPLPSGRGSSGATSRELDSQIGSNVALLPFPLGRGPGGRSSPLLRVHLGMTGQFTVVPADAPEPDHLHAVFALDNGHELRFRDQRRFGSAEFFADRAAVESEMNAELGPEPFNIDADYFRAAVSGTGRNLKAVLLDQTVVAGVGNIYADEACFRAKLHPGRPGNKLTAGECDALREAVEAVLTRAIESRGSTIRDYVGGSGLRGGFQNEFAVYGRTGEPCPTCAAAVVCARYAGRASHFCPRCQAPEGQKPATGKKKRTTRGK, translated from the coding sequence ATGCCCGAACTGCCGGAAGTTGAGACCGTCGTCCGCGACCTGCGCCCGCTGCTCACCGGGCGGGTGATTACCGCCGTCCGGCGCAGCGCGTTCAAGCTGCGCCGAACGTGGAACCCCGCCTGGGCCGCCGCACTCGCGGGAACCCGGGTGGAAGCCGTTCGGCGCCGGGGGAAGTGGATTCTCGTTGACCTGGAGTGCAAGGCAGACCCACCCCCCAACCCCCTCCCTGAAGGGAGGGGGAGGAAGGCAGACCCACCCCCCAACCCCCTCCCTTCAGGGAGGGGGAGTTCGGGCGCAACGTCTCGCGAACTCGATTCGCAAATCGGTTCCAACGTGGCTTTGCTCCCCTTCCCTTTAGGGAGGGGGCCGGGGGGTAGGTCTTCCCCCCTGCTCCGCGTTCACCTGGGCATGACCGGGCAGTTCACCGTTGTTCCGGCGGACGCGCCCGAGCCCGACCACCTGCACGCAGTGTTCGCGCTCGACAACGGTCACGAGTTGCGGTTCCGCGACCAGCGCCGGTTCGGGTCGGCGGAGTTCTTCGCGGACCGGGCGGCGGTCGAATCGGAGATGAACGCGGAACTCGGGCCGGAGCCGTTCAACATCGACGCCGACTACTTCCGCGCGGCGGTGAGCGGCACGGGCCGCAACCTTAAAGCGGTCTTGCTGGATCAGACGGTTGTGGCGGGCGTCGGCAACATCTACGCGGACGAGGCGTGCTTTCGCGCGAAACTGCACCCCGGGCGCCCCGGCAACAAGCTGACCGCCGGGGAGTGCGACGCGCTGCGGGAGGCGGTCGAAGCCGTCCTCACGCGGGCGATCGAGTCGCGCGGGAGCACGATCCGCGACTACGTGGGCGGGTCCGGGTTGCGCGGCGGGTTCCAGAACGAGTTCGCGGTGTACGGCCGCACGGGCGAGCCGTGCCCGACCTGCGCGGCGGCGGTGGTGTGCGCCCGCTACGCCGGCCGCGCCTCGCACTTCTGCCCCCGGTGCCAGGCCCCCGAGGGACAGAAGCCGGCTACCGGTAAGAAGAAGCGGACGACGCGCGGCAAGTGA